A genome region from Dickeya dadantii NCPPB 898 includes the following:
- the sdhE gene encoding FAD assembly factor SdhE, with product MDINNKSRIHWACRRGMRELDISIMPFFEHEYDTLSDDDKQQFIRLLQCDDPDLFNWLMNHGEPVDPALKRMVSLIQTRNKDRGPVAM from the coding sequence ATGGACATCAATAACAAATCACGTATTCACTGGGCGTGCAGACGCGGAATGCGTGAACTGGATATCTCCATCATGCCGTTTTTCGAGCATGAGTACGACACGCTGAGCGACGACGACAAGCAGCAGTTCATCCGTCTGTTGCAGTGCGACGATCCCGACTTGTTCAACTGGTTGATGAACCATGGCGAGCCGGTGGATCCGGCGCTGAAACGCATGGTTTCCCTTATTCAGACGCGAAATAAAGACCGTGGCCCAGTGGCAATGTGA
- the fldB gene encoding flavodoxin FldB, whose amino-acid sequence MNIGLFYGTSTCYTEMAAEKIRDILGEELVDLHNVKDVAPQEMENYEMLILGIPTWDFGEIQEDWEAIWAQLSALNLKDKIVALYGMGDQLGYGEWFLDALGMLHDQLKPLGVRFIGYWPTEGYDFTSPKPVTEDGKHFVGLALDDVNQYDMSDERIQQWCEQILHEMAELL is encoded by the coding sequence ATGAATATAGGACTTTTTTACGGCACCAGCACCTGTTACACCGAGATGGCGGCGGAGAAAATCCGCGACATTCTGGGCGAGGAGCTGGTAGACCTGCACAACGTGAAAGACGTCGCGCCCCAGGAAATGGAAAACTACGAGATGCTGATCCTTGGTATCCCCACCTGGGACTTCGGTGAAATTCAGGAAGACTGGGAAGCCATCTGGGCGCAGCTGTCGGCGCTGAATCTGAAAGACAAAATTGTCGCGCTCTACGGCATGGGCGACCAGTTAGGGTACGGCGAATGGTTTCTGGACGCGCTTGGCATGCTGCACGACCAGCTCAAGCCGCTGGGGGTGCGTTTTATCGGCTACTGGCCGACAGAGGGCTACGACTTCACCAGCCCGAAACCGGTTACGGAAGACGGTAAGCACTTTGTTGGTCTGGCGCTGGATGACGTGAATCAGTACGACATGAGCGACGAGCGGATTCAACAGTGGTGCGAGCAGATTCTGCACGAAATGGCGGAGTTACTTTGA
- a CDS encoding protein YgfX, translated as MAQWQCDLRVSWRMQLFSLLTHGFLVLMILLAPWPDGYAPLWLGLVTLVVFGFVFSQRIIKTRQGEISLHGENQLHWQKRDWQIVRRPWLMRNGVLLSLRAVDGKGHQRLWLASDSMGNEEWRLLRQLLQQHSLQGTESSHHH; from the coding sequence GTGGCCCAGTGGCAATGTGATTTACGCGTATCCTGGCGCATGCAGCTGTTTTCGCTGCTGACGCACGGGTTTCTGGTGCTGATGATCCTGCTGGCCCCCTGGCCGGACGGCTATGCGCCGCTGTGGCTGGGGCTGGTGACGCTGGTGGTGTTCGGTTTTGTGTTCAGCCAGCGCATCATCAAGACGCGTCAGGGGGAGATTTCCCTGCATGGGGAAAACCAACTGCACTGGCAGAAGCGTGACTGGCAGATAGTCCGGCGGCCGTGGCTGATGCGCAACGGCGTGTTGCTGTCATTGCGGGCGGTGGATGGCAAAGGGCATCAACGCCTGTGGCTGGCGTCTGACAGTATGGGAAACGAAGAGTGGCGGCTGTTGCGCCAACTGCTGCAGCAGCATTCGCTGCAGGGAACGGAATCCTCCCACCATCATTAA